One region of Culex pipiens pallens isolate TS chromosome 2, TS_CPP_V2, whole genome shotgun sequence genomic DNA includes:
- the LOC120415560 gene encoding uncharacterized protein LOC120415560, which yields MEAIEYHFWLQIEKLVGPVPENIKLLLQFSCFCNSSIADLDDELIDQIEQEARTIPTVLRITANERLMKRFFGVYFLMPNEFRFRSGERRMMKNIALAVRRKGLDSFIQSLRTIQHHTEPRPAVSVQLQNCDPQSLRQILRDKLLNAIGNNQAEISQDVLKIIQDNMEIQIVTEQGIPDAYVFCPLCGAKSKLSKDRTGNIIVSNYTLHVRKYHGIGPLSHGVKRKSEEYGAGPAEYLSDGHLMEQIIKEEPDTSGCEQGASSHYYPI from the exons ATGGAAGCAATCGAG TACCACTTTTGGCTGCAAATCGAGAAGCTGGTCGGTCCCGTCCCGGAGAACATCAAGCTGCTGCTGCAGTTCTCGTGCTTCTGCAACTCTTCGATCGCCGACTTGGACGACGAGCTGATTGACCAGATCGAACAGGAAGCGCGCACCATTCCGACCGTGCTGCGAATCACGGCCAACGAGCGGCTCATGAAGCGGTTCTTCGGGGTGTACTTTCTGATGCCGAACGAGTTCCGGTTCCGTTCGGGCGAGCGTCGCATGATGAAGAACATTGCGCTGGCGGTGCGGCGGAAGGGCCTGGACAGCTTCATCCAATCGCTGCGAACCATCCAGCATCACACGGAGCCGCGGCCGGCGGTCAGCGTGCAGCTGCAGAACTGTGACCCGCAGAGCTTGCGGCAGATCCTGCGCGATAAGCTGCTGAACGCGATTGG CAACAACCAGGCGGAAATCTCCCAGGACGTGCTGAAAATCATCCAGGACAACATGGAGATCCAGATCGTGACCGAGCAGGGCATCCCGGACGCGTACGTGTTCTGCCCTCTGTGCGGGGCAAAATCAAAGCTTTCGAAAGACCGAACGGGGAACATCATCGTGTCGAACTACACGCTGCACGTGCGCAAATATCACGGCATTGGACCGCTGAGTCACGGGGTGAAACGCAAGTCGGAAGAGTACGGAGCTGGGCCGGCGGAGTACCTTTCCGATGGACACCTAATGGAGCAGATTATCAAGGAGGAACCGGACACGAGTGGGTGCGAGCAGGGTGCGTCGAGTCATTACTATCCGATTTAG
- the LOC120415558 gene encoding uncharacterized protein LOC120415558, which translates to MDLQTCPVEILEQIFNNLFKLDDLLNAALVCRRWNLAAERLILQRSQVPIFAGQSPCALADVTRNYRAVRIYYRDDRWDELCSLLDVCREKFHPRAVVIYGILADHLNRLYVAYREWLETVEEMVIFMDDRICQNLDSGPERFTFQLPNLKRLRWSEYLYQTGEKTVIIDAPNLRKLTLKNSLDSTTGLVFLDCSSLQELKCTFYTRQLSDVFDGAFPELKTLYLDSSLIAEDVELLQRMPQLAKLVLHINFPEDSADRLSSELCSVIADCRMLEHLQLTSTTSMPCKINLTNLIKPLVNLQHLNLEKVTVADENTTWVCPVLKSMTLENFAFIDNTAKIQLEAPMLDSLSISAANLSQLFTSNESHLRELNVDQDTLSLREAFETHLVPFLDRSGHNVKKLVLAKLTYFETDPYDCFTSCKSLHIETLCFHSIGCSLDCLEQLAGWSNLKELSIINCCIGTGGVHNTVTLANLKRLHIVNVQLSDESCTEFPIIGPNSETIRAQEEEDGALHFRNCWNH; encoded by the exons ATGGATTTGCAAACGTGCCCGGTGGAAATTTTAGAgcaaattttcaacaacttgTTCAAGTTGGACGACCTGCTCAACGCCGCACTCGTGTGCCGCCGCTGGAATCTCGCTGCGGAGCGGCTGATCTTGCAGCGATCGCAAGTTCCGATCTTCGCAGGGCAAAGCCCGTGTGCGCTAGCTGACGTCACTCGGAATTACCGCGCCGTACGGATTTACTACAGAGATGATCGGTGGGACGAGTTGTGTTCGCTGTTGGATGTCTGCCGGGAAAAGTTTCATCCTCGTGCGGTTGTGATCTACGGAATTCTGGCAGATCACTTGAACCGGCTTTACGTAGCTTACCGTGAGTGGTTGGAGACTGTTGAGGAAATGGTAATTTTTATGGACGATCGCATCTGTCAGAACTTGGACAGCGGACCTGAGAGATTCACCTTCCAATTGCCCAATTTGAAGCGATTGCGATGGTCTGAATATTTGTACCAAACTGGTGAAAAGACAGTGATTATCGATGCACCAAACTTGAGGAAGCTCACATTGAAAAATAGTTTGGACTCAACCACCGGTCTGGTATTCCTAGACTGCTCGAGCTTGCAAGAGTTGAAATGCACATTTTATACCAGACAGCTATCGGATGTATTTGACGGTGCCTTTCCtgagttgaaaacgctttatcTGGACTCGTCACTGATCGCAGAAGATGTAGAGCTGCTCCAACGAATGCCCCAACTCGCGAAACTCGTTTTACACATCAATTTTCCAGAAGACTCGGCCGATCGTTTATCGTCAGAACTGTGCTCCGTCATAGCTGATTGTCGAATGCTAGAGCATCTACAGCTGACTTCCACAACATCCATGCCTTGTAAGATAAATTTGACCAATCTGATCAAACCACTCGTCAACCTGCAACATTTGAACCTCGAGAAAGTCACTGTCGCAGATGAAAATACCACGTGGGTATGTCCTGTGCTGAAATCCATGACATTGGAAAATTTCGCCTTTATAGACAACACAGCAAAAATCCAATTAGAAGCCCCAATGCTGGACTCCCTCTCAATATCTGCAGCAAACTTGAGCCAGCTATTCACCTCCAACGAGAGCCATCTACGCGAATTAAACGTAGATCAGGATACGCTCAGCTTGCGCGAAGCATTCGAAACGCACCTGGTTCCCTTTCTGGATCGTTCCGGTCATAATGTCAAGAAACTGGTGCTGGCCAAGCTGACCTACTTTGAGACGGACCCTTATGACTGCTTTACATCGTGCAAGTCGCTTCACATTGAGACGTTGTGCTTTCACAGCATCGGGTGCAGTTTGGATTGTCTTGAGCAACTTGCCGGGTGGAGCAACCTCAAG GAGCTTTCAATAATCAACTGTTGTATTGGGACTGGAGGTGTGCACAACACGGTTACACTGGCAAATCTTAAGCGGTTACATATTGTCAACGTACAGTTGAGTGATGAAAGTTGCACAGAATTTCCAATCATTGGTCCCAATAGTGAGACGATACGAGCGCAAGAGGAAGAGGACGGTGCACTTCATTTTAGAAATTGTTGGAACCATTGA
- the LOC120415573 gene encoding EGF domain-specific O-linked N-acetylglucosamine transferase encodes MVVSRVFLIALATFGTTLCDNPRAFESDYHFIDLPKSHLPLYFRRFPKLEAKCQADPGCEYRDAISTDTFQSRKELCWGYEDNCVESSRFSRPRCPGSHKGYVKSKETQLETFYAQGDFGFVRDQVREMRIMCEPTFPHDSALECSKYLRFCRGRNIMMNFTDLATRNEPLRYKMDVLSQGQIGGHCKLHRERLENELDHISPLQSWGPELRFFETLPQPLTEGGHCDVTIERPAFIMKIDATINMYHHFCDFINLYMSQHANLSDPDGFSTDVEMLVWESYTYSSPFAEAFKVFTRHPIADLKTYAGQVVCFKNLVLPLLPRMIFGLYYNTPIISGCENSGLFQAFSEHVLHRLRIPLKSHTDRKLRITFLSRDTKFRRVLNEHDLLEEISEDERYLVNRVSYSYKMDFREQLRITRNTDIFIGMHGAGLTHLLFLPKWAALFELYHCEDTNCYKDLARLKGVRYLTWENDTLLYPEDEGHHPDGGGRHAKFTNYAFDKKEFARLVAVAAEHVWNHADYEQFVERSRRKKEKQQQQKEVKEEL; translated from the exons ATGGTTGTTTCAAGGGTGTTTCTAATTGCCCTGGCCACATTCGGCACCACTCTCTGTGATAATCCGCGTGCCTTCGAAAGCGACTACCACTTTATCGATCTGCCCAAATCACATCTTCCGCTGTACTTCCGGCGGTTCCCGAAGCTGGAGGCCAAATGCCAGGCAGACCCAGGCTGCGAGTACCGGGATGCCATCTCGACAGATACTTTTCAGTCGCGGAAGGAGCTCTGCTGGGGTTATGAGGATAACTGCGTGGAATCTAGTCGGTTCTCGCGGCCACGATGTCCCGGAAGTCACAAGGGCTACGTGAAGAGCAAGGAGACCCAGCTGGAGACGTTCTACGCGCAGGGTGATTTCGGGTTCGTCCGGGACCAGGTCCGCGAGATGCGCATCATGTGCGAGCCGACCTTTCCGCACGATTCGGCGCTGGAATGTTCCAAGTATTTGCGGTTCTGCCGGGGACGGAACATTATGATGAACTTTACGGATTTGGCCACGAGGAA TGAACCTCTCCGCTACAAAATGGACGTCCTGTCCCAGGGCCAAATCGGCGGCCACTGCAAGCTGCACCGCGAACGCCTCGAAAACGAACTCGATCACATCAGCCCCCTCCAGTCGTGGGGTCCGGAACTGCGCTTCTTCGAAACCCTCCCGCAACCTTTAACCGAGGGTGGCCATTGCGACGTGACGATCGAGCGTCCCGCCTTCATCATGAAGATCGACGCCACCATCAACATGTACCACCACTTCTGTGACTTCATCAACCTGTACATGTCGCAGCACGCGAACCTGTCCGATCCGGACGGGTTCTCGACGGACGTGGAGATGCTGGTGTGGGAATCGTACACGTACAGTTCGCCGTTTGCCGAGGCGTTCAAGGTCTTCACCCGGCATCCGATTGCGGACTTGAAGACCTACGCGGGCCAGGTGGTTTGCTTCAAGAATCTGGTGCTGCCGCTGTTGCCGCGGATGATCTTCGGGCTGTACTACAACACACCGATC ATCTCCGGCTGCGAAAACAGCGGACTCTTCCAGGCCTTCTCCGAGCACGTCCTGCACCGCCTCCGAATCCCGCTGAAAAGCCACACCGACCGCAAGTTGCGCATCACGTTCCTCTCGCGGGACACCAAGTTCCGGCGCGTGCTCAACGAGCACGACTTGCTCGAGGAAATCTCCGAAGACGAACGGTACCTGGTGAATCGCGTTAGCTACAGCTACAAGATGGACTTCCGGGAGCAACTCCGCATCACCCGGAACACGGACATTTTCATCGGGATGCACGGTGCCGGCCTCACCCATCTGCTCTTCCTGCCCAAGTGGGCGGCCCTGTTTGAGCTGTACCACTGTGAGGACACCAACTGCTACAAGGATCTGGCCCGGTTGAAGGGCGTCCGGTATCTGACATGGGAGAATGACACGCTGCTGTATCCGGAGGACGAGGGGCATCATCCAGACGGTGGGGGAAGACATGCCAAGTTTACCAATTATGCCTTTGATAAGAAGGAGTTTGCGCGGTTGGTGGCCGTGGCGGCGGAACACGTGTGGAACCATGCCGATTATGAGCAGTTTGTGGAACGGTCACGCCGGAAGAAggaaaagcagcagcagcagaaggaggtGAAGGAGGAGCTGTGA
- the LOC120415597 gene encoding uncharacterized protein LOC120415597, which produces MKTGRARITEDPVNILLLLRPPTDCVTFLHPTLTHLTLVPLLLAAITQIANAQIVALGACPKVPQVADFNPQRYGGLWYEQEKYPFIFELGGKCVTAEYSLSADSTITVVNRQISTIQLAVPIILLASSLLSIEAQIASLGICPDVPKQHDFHPERFVGLWYEQERYPNVFELAAKCVTSEYSMNADTTFTITNKQINSL; this is translated from the exons ATGAAAACAGGAAGAGCACGAATCACAGAAGATCCAGTTAacattcttcttcttcttcggcCTCCCACGGATTG CGTAACTTTCCTGCATCCAACTTTGAC aCACCTCACCCTCGTGCCACTGTTGCTGGCGGCCATCACCCAAATAGCTAATGCCCAAATCGTAGCGCTGGGAGCATGCCCGAAAGTTCCACAAGTCGCCGACTTTAATCCCCAGCGGTACGGGGGCCTCTGGTACGAGCAGGAAAAGTATCCGTTCATCTTTGAGCTGGGCGGAAAATGCGTAACGGCCGAATATTCCCTAAGTGCGGACAGTACCATAACGGTTGTGAATCGCCAGATAAGCACGAT TCAACTCGCCGTTCCCATCATACTGCTGGCAAGCAGTTTGCTATCTATTGAGGCACAAATCGCCTCGCTGGGAATATGTCCGGATGTGCCCAAGCAGCACGATTTTCATCCCGAACGATTTGTCGGTCTGTGGTACGAACAGGAGCGATATCCTAATGTGTTCGAGCTGGCGGCCAAATGTGTCACCTCGGAGTACTCAATGAACGCGGATACCACGTTTACGATCACAAACAAGCAAATTAATTCACTGTAA